In Synechococcus sp. RS9909, one genomic interval encodes:
- a CDS encoding ABC transporter permease has protein sequence MARKLPLRDTVGMALNTLRANRLRSLLTMLGIIIGNASVISLVGVGRGAQNLAEDQLSNLGANVLFVVPGSNDTRRQGVAFPKTLVLEDAEAIEAQVPSVRRVAPQISSSNVVQVGSRSATSSISGVTPEFLPVRSFEVARGRFLSEQDLQAARSVVVIGPDLKDKLFPSGSAIGQMLRIRNQSFEVIGVMAPKGAVFGSNQDENAYIPLTTMVSRLTGRDPTYGVSLSFISAEANDEASTGAAKFQITNLLRQRHRILREDDFAVRSQKDALTIVSTITGGLTLMLGAIGGVSLLVGGIGIMNIMLVSVSERTEEIGLRKALGARRADVLSQFLVESLVLASLGGLVGTAVGLGSVAAVASLTPLPASIGASTVLITVSLSGSIGLFFGVVPARRAARLDPIVALRSL, from the coding sequence ATGGCGCGCAAGCTACCGCTGAGGGACACCGTGGGCATGGCCCTCAACACCCTGCGGGCCAATCGGCTGCGCAGCCTGCTCACCATGCTCGGGATCATCATCGGCAACGCCTCGGTGATCAGCCTGGTGGGGGTGGGCCGGGGCGCCCAGAACCTGGCGGAAGACCAGCTCAGCAACCTGGGCGCCAACGTGCTGTTTGTGGTGCCAGGCAGTAACGACACCCGGCGGCAGGGGGTGGCGTTCCCGAAGACCCTGGTGCTCGAAGACGCGGAAGCGATTGAAGCGCAGGTGCCCAGCGTGCGTCGGGTCGCCCCCCAGATCAGCAGCAGCAACGTGGTGCAGGTGGGATCGCGCAGCGCCACGAGCTCCATCTCCGGTGTCACACCCGAGTTTCTGCCCGTGCGCAGTTTTGAAGTGGCCCGAGGTCGCTTCCTGTCTGAACAGGATCTTCAGGCCGCCCGCAGTGTGGTGGTGATCGGGCCCGATCTCAAAGACAAGCTGTTTCCCAGCGGGTCCGCCATCGGCCAGATGCTCCGCATCCGCAACCAGAGCTTTGAGGTGATCGGTGTGATGGCACCAAAAGGGGCCGTGTTCGGCAGCAATCAAGACGAAAATGCTTACATCCCCCTCACGACCATGGTGAGCCGGCTCACGGGCCGCGATCCCACCTATGGCGTCAGCCTCAGCTTCATCAGTGCTGAAGCCAACGACGAAGCGAGCACCGGTGCCGCCAAATTCCAGATCACCAATCTGTTGCGCCAGCGGCATCGCATCCTCCGGGAGGATGACTTCGCCGTGCGCTCTCAGAAAGATGCGCTCACGATTGTGAGCACCATCACCGGCGGCCTGACCCTGATGCTCGGCGCGATCGGTGGGGTCTCCCTTCTGGTGGGAGGCATCGGCATCATGAACATCATGCTGGTGTCGGTGAGTGAGCGCACCGAGGAGATCGGCCTGCGCAAGGCCCTTGGCGCCCGTCGCGCCGATGTGTTGTCGCAATTTCTGGTGGAATCCCTCGTGCTCGCGAGCCTCGGTGGCCTGGTGGGCACCGCGGTGGGTCTCGGCAGCGTTGCCGCCGTTGCTTCCCTCACGCCTCTGCCGGCGAGCATCGGCGCCAGCACCGTGTTGATCACGGTGTCACTGTCGGGCTCGATCGGCCTCTTTTTCGGCGTGGTGCCGGCCCGTCGTGCCGCCCGCCTCGATCCGATCGTGGCCCTGCGCAGCCTCTGA